Proteins co-encoded in one Erwinia sp. genomic window:
- the aspC gene encoding Aspartate aminotransferase (ID:JIFNMEKO_00988;~source:Prodigal:2.6): MFEKIIAAPADPILGLADLFRADQRAEKINLGIGVYKDETGNTPVLTSVKKAERYLLENETSKNYLTIDGLRDFAFCTQRLLFGSQSALIEAGRLQTAQTPGGTGALRIAADFLSTQTSAKRIWISNPSWPNHKNVFLAAGLEVKEYNYHNAAAHTLDFEAMLTSLAAAQSGDVVLFHGCCHNPTGIDPTPEQWQQLATLSAEKGWLPLFDFAYQGFAQGLEEDAAGLRSFAALHDEMLVASSYSKNFGLYNERVGALTLLAGDKETAATAFSQVKYTIRANYSNPPAHGAAIVAIILSDTTLCTIWQQELTEMRERIQRMRQLFVQTLQEKGALADFSFISKQNGMFSFSGLSPQQVARLRDEYAIYAVASGRINVAGMTPDNMSVLCEAIVKVL, from the coding sequence ATGTTTGAAAAAATAATTGCGGCGCCCGCTGACCCCATTCTCGGCCTTGCTGACCTTTTTCGTGCAGACCAAAGAGCTGAAAAGATCAACCTCGGGATCGGGGTATATAAAGATGAAACAGGTAATACCCCGGTACTGACCAGCGTCAAAAAAGCCGAGCGCTATCTCCTTGAGAATGAAACCAGCAAAAACTACCTGACCATTGATGGCTTACGTGATTTTGCATTTTGTACACAGCGTCTTTTGTTTGGTTCACAAAGCGCTCTGATTGAAGCTGGTCGCCTGCAGACTGCACAGACGCCGGGAGGTACCGGTGCACTACGTATCGCCGCTGATTTTCTGTCCACTCAAACCAGTGCTAAACGTATCTGGATCAGTAACCCAAGCTGGCCTAATCATAAGAATGTATTCCTCGCAGCAGGGCTGGAGGTAAAGGAGTACAACTATCATAACGCTGCTGCTCATACACTTGATTTTGAGGCCATGCTAACTTCACTTGCCGCCGCGCAATCAGGTGATGTAGTGCTGTTTCACGGCTGCTGCCACAATCCTACCGGCATAGACCCTACTCCTGAACAGTGGCAACAGCTCGCAACTCTCTCGGCAGAAAAGGGATGGTTACCACTTTTCGATTTCGCCTATCAGGGCTTTGCCCAGGGGTTAGAAGAAGATGCAGCGGGTTTGCGCAGTTTTGCCGCCCTGCATGACGAAATGCTGGTTGCAAGCTCATACTCAAAAAACTTTGGCCTTTATAACGAGCGCGTCGGCGCTCTGACGCTGCTCGCGGGTGATAAAGAGACTGCCGCGACTGCATTCAGCCAGGTGAAATACACTATACGGGCAAACTACTCTAATCCACCTGCGCATGGCGCTGCTATTGTGGCGATAATACTGTCGGATACCACGCTGTGCACCATCTGGCAGCAAGAGCTGACCGAGATGCGTGAACGTATTCAACGTATGCGACAATTGTTTGTACAGACCCTGCAGGAGAAAGGGGCGCTGGCAGATTTTAGCTTCATCAGTAAGCAAAATGGCATGTTTTCATTCAGTGGATTATCGCCACAGCAAGTGGCTCGTTTACGCGATGAATACGCTATTTATGCCGTTGCATCAGGTCGAATCAACGTTGCCGGGATGACACCAGATAATATGTCAGTGCTTTGTGAGGCAATTGTCAAAGTGCTTTAG
- the mukE gene encoding Chromosome partition protein MukE (ID:JIFNMEKO_00983;~source:Prodigal:2.6), with product MSLTNIEQLMPVKLAQALANPLFPALDSQLRAGRHIGIDELEQHAFLMDYQEYLEGFYSRYHVELIRAPEGFFYLRPRSTTLIPRSVLSELDMMVGKILCYLYLSPERLANEGIFTQQELYDELLTLADESKLLRLVNQRSTGSDLDRQKLQEKTRASLNRLRRLGMVWFMGNDSSKFRITEAVFRFGADVRSGDDLREAQLRMIRDGEAMSIEGDLTLGDENRDEGERHRVSDNAEDEQE from the coding sequence ATGTCATTGACAAATATTGAACAACTAATGCCAGTTAAACTGGCCCAGGCGCTGGCAAATCCACTTTTCCCTGCATTGGATAGCCAGTTACGTGCCGGACGCCATATCGGTATAGACGAGCTGGAGCAACACGCATTTCTGATGGATTATCAGGAATATCTGGAGGGTTTTTACTCCCGGTATCATGTTGAGCTGATACGTGCTCCTGAAGGTTTTTTCTACCTCCGTCCGCGTTCTACCACGTTGATCCCCCGTTCAGTGCTTTCTGAGCTGGATATGATGGTAGGAAAGATTCTCTGTTATCTCTACCTCAGCCCGGAGCGTCTGGCGAATGAGGGGATATTCACCCAACAGGAATTGTATGATGAGCTGCTGACACTGGCAGATGAAAGCAAACTGCTGCGTCTGGTTAATCAGCGTTCGACAGGTTCGGACCTTGACAGGCAGAAACTGCAGGAGAAAACACGCGCTTCACTCAACCGTTTACGACGTCTGGGGATGGTGTGGTTTATGGGTAATGACAGCAGTAAATTTCGAATAACAGAGGCTGTGTTTCGATTTGGTGCTGATGTACGCAGTGGTGATGATCTCCGTGAAGCACAGTTGCGTATGATAAGAGATGGTGAAGCCATGTCTATCGAGGGGGACTTAACCCTGGGTGATGAGAACCGAGATGAAGGGGAGAGACATCGTGTGTCCGACAACGCAGAGGATGAACAGGAATGA
- the gloC gene encoding Hydroxyacylglutathione hydrolase GloC (ID:JIFNMEKO_00987;~source:Prodigal:2.6): protein MDYLVIPVTAFEQDCTLLTCPRTANAALIDPGGDAEKIRHTVSQHDVKITQILLTHGHLDHVGAAKTLADYYQVPIIGPHKADKFWLEALPAQSQMFGFPECPVFMPDRWLEEGDTVLVGERVLEVLLCPGHTPGHIVFFDRASRLLISGDVIFKGGVGRSDFPQGSHTDLIRSIKEKLLPLGDDVTFLPGHGPISNLGQERISNPFLR, encoded by the coding sequence ATGGATTATCTCGTCATCCCTGTTACCGCATTTGAACAAGATTGCACACTTCTCACTTGTCCACGTACTGCCAATGCTGCCCTTATCGATCCGGGCGGTGATGCAGAGAAAATTCGGCATACAGTCAGCCAGCATGACGTGAAGATCACTCAGATTTTGCTGACGCATGGACATCTGGATCATGTTGGTGCTGCTAAAACGCTGGCTGATTATTATCAAGTGCCGATCATCGGGCCACATAAGGCCGACAAGTTTTGGCTGGAGGCACTGCCGGCTCAAAGTCAAATGTTCGGTTTTCCCGAGTGCCCGGTTTTCATGCCTGACAGATGGCTGGAAGAGGGGGATACGGTTTTGGTAGGCGAGCGGGTATTGGAGGTGTTGCTCTGTCCAGGACATACACCCGGGCATATTGTCTTTTTTGATCGAGCGTCACGCTTACTGATTTCAGGTGATGTGATCTTTAAAGGCGGTGTTGGAAGAAGTGACTTTCCGCAAGGTAGCCATACTGATTTGATTCGCAGCATTAAAGAGAAACTGTTACCGCTGGGAGATGATGTAACTTTCCTTCCCGGGCATGGGCCGATATCTAACCTTGGTCAGGAACGAATCAGTAACCCCTTCCTCAGGTAA
- a CDS encoding hypothetical protein (ID:JIFNMEKO_00985;~source:Prodigal:2.6) produces the protein MLLTRPFAAGSILAASFMSAVVFSSQPAEADKVIVSIETTPSVHTENAALRQYLKTGKRPFFYHPLQVLYHTQGMKLLWEDSEVVRLFERQLAEVALSGVNPQFSEWLRDLNDTTISPEARDVLLSDAMLGYLQFVSEVPARGEQWLYSQKPYPLAAPSQSVITRWQKALRQNQLRDFVAQLQPIHPQYSRMVTALKSILADKTTWPELHATTSLRPGDESDDVPAIRVILQHFNMLTPSEPPADGPTVDSKSAVSSPLVDDDDNDAQALSISSPEDVNRVPEISEVQKNSRDPSRLYSAELVEGIKRFQHWQGLDADGIVGRKTREWLSVSPRDRATLLALNMQRLRLLPDDMHNGIMVNIPNYSLNYYVDGVQVLTSRVIVGSPKRKTPLMRSALNNVVLNPPWNVPTTLAREDIAPKIKKDPAYLDSHQYTLYSGWGEDAQRIDPATIDWSTVSSSRFPYRIRQAPGPLNSLGRYKFNMPSTDAIYLHDTPNHGLFNREIRALSSGCVRVDEAATLAKLLLQDAGWSEARIESRLQEGNTQYVSIKHRIPVNLYYLTAWISDDGQAEYRTDIYQYDTLSRAGESILSVAENLIR, from the coding sequence ATGTTGTTAACAAGACCGTTCGCTGCAGGATCGATCCTGGCAGCCAGCTTCATGAGTGCAGTGGTTTTTTCTTCTCAGCCAGCAGAGGCTGATAAAGTAATCGTAAGCATTGAAACCACGCCGTCAGTCCACACAGAGAATGCAGCGTTGCGGCAGTATCTTAAAACAGGCAAACGCCCCTTTTTTTATCACCCTCTGCAGGTGTTATACCACACGCAAGGTATGAAATTGCTCTGGGAAGACAGCGAGGTCGTCCGCCTGTTTGAAAGACAACTGGCTGAAGTTGCCTTATCTGGCGTGAATCCTCAATTCAGTGAATGGCTGAGAGACCTGAACGATACAACGATCAGCCCGGAAGCACGCGATGTACTACTGAGCGATGCGATGCTGGGTTATTTACAGTTTGTTTCTGAGGTGCCTGCACGTGGTGAGCAATGGTTATACAGCCAAAAACCTTATCCTCTTGCAGCTCCTTCTCAGTCAGTGATAACGCGCTGGCAAAAGGCGTTAAGGCAAAATCAACTGCGTGATTTCGTTGCGCAGTTACAACCCATTCATCCGCAATATTCTCGCATGGTCACTGCACTTAAGAGCATTCTTGCGGATAAAACGACCTGGCCTGAACTACACGCGACTACTTCATTACGGCCCGGAGATGAGAGTGATGATGTACCGGCGATACGTGTAATTTTACAGCATTTTAATATGCTGACGCCATCCGAACCGCCAGCTGACGGGCCAACGGTTGATAGCAAGAGTGCAGTATCCTCGCCATTGGTCGATGACGACGATAATGATGCTCAGGCACTATCAATTTCTTCACCTGAAGACGTAAATCGTGTGCCAGAGATCAGCGAGGTACAAAAAAACAGCAGAGATCCATCACGTTTGTACAGTGCAGAATTGGTTGAAGGAATTAAACGATTCCAGCACTGGCAAGGATTAGATGCTGATGGCATCGTTGGTCGAAAAACGCGTGAGTGGCTCAGTGTATCACCTCGGGACCGCGCTACCCTGTTAGCATTGAATATGCAGCGTTTGCGGTTATTACCCGATGATATGCACAATGGTATTATGGTCAATATTCCCAACTATTCACTCAACTACTATGTCGATGGCGTGCAGGTATTGACGTCACGGGTGATTGTTGGCAGTCCGAAACGCAAAACTCCCCTGATGCGAAGCGCATTGAATAATGTGGTGCTTAATCCCCCCTGGAATGTGCCGACTACCCTGGCCCGGGAAGATATTGCTCCAAAAATCAAGAAAGATCCCGCCTACCTGGATAGCCATCAATATACATTATACTCAGGTTGGGGAGAGGATGCGCAACGCATCGACCCGGCAACGATTGACTGGAGTACCGTTTCCTCTTCGCGTTTTCCTTATCGGATCCGCCAGGCGCCAGGCCCGCTTAACTCATTAGGACGCTATAAATTTAACATGCCCAGTACAGATGCTATTTATTTGCATGACACACCTAATCACGGTTTGTTTAACCGTGAAATCAGAGCGCTCAGTTCGGGATGTGTCCGGGTTGATGAGGCGGCAACACTGGCAAAACTGTTGTTGCAGGATGCTGGCTGGAGCGAAGCAAGAATTGAGTCAAGGTTGCAAGAGGGGAACACGCAGTATGTCTCTATTAAACATCGTATTCCGGTAAATTTGTATTATCTGACTGCATGGATAAGCGATGACGGGCAGGCTGAATATCGCACTGATATTTACCAGTATGATACGTTATCCCGTGCAGGTGAAAGCATATTAAGTGTTGCAGAAAACCTGATTCGATAG
- the mukF gene encoding Chromosome partition protein MukF (ID:JIFNMEKO_00982;~source:Prodigal:2.6), whose product MSDFSLTLPELVSWVRKNDFSVTLPAERLTFLLAIAVMNGERMDGEMSEGELTDAFRHVSDGFEQASDTVSQRANNAINDLVRQRLLNRFTSELSEGHAIYRLTPLAIGITDYYIRQREFSTLRLSMQLSIVASELSRAAAAAMEEADEHHWHRHVYAPLKYSVAEIFDSIDISQRVMDEQQQAVKDDIAQLLNKDWQSAISSCETLLSETSGTLRELQDTLEAAGDKMQANLLRIQDAIVHQPGLHFIDKLVFDLQNKLDRIISWGQQAIDLWIGYDRHVHKFIRTAIDMDKNRVFAQRLRQSIQRYFDAPWAITYANADRLYDVRDEELTLRSEEVTGELPSELEFEEFSAIREQLAAMIEEKLAEYKQQQKPLDLAAVMRSYLQQYPRSRHFDLARIIVDEAVRLGVAEADFTGLKAEWQEINDYGAEVQAHVIDKY is encoded by the coding sequence ATGAGTGATTTTTCTCTGACGTTACCTGAGCTGGTTTCCTGGGTGCGTAAAAATGATTTTTCAGTCACGTTGCCCGCTGAACGCCTCACTTTCTTACTGGCGATTGCGGTAATGAATGGTGAACGGATGGACGGGGAGATGAGTGAAGGTGAACTGACTGACGCTTTCCGCCATGTAAGTGACGGATTTGAACAGGCCAGTGATACGGTATCGCAACGAGCCAATAATGCAATCAACGATTTGGTCCGTCAGCGCCTGTTGAACCGCTTCACCAGTGAATTATCGGAAGGTCATGCTATCTATCGTCTGACACCGCTGGCGATAGGTATCACTGATTATTATATTCGTCAGCGTGAATTCTCTACATTGCGACTTTCCATGCAACTTTCCATTGTTGCATCAGAACTCAGTCGTGCCGCTGCAGCAGCGATGGAAGAGGCCGATGAACATCACTGGCATCGTCATGTATATGCACCGCTTAAGTATTCAGTGGCCGAGATTTTTGACAGCATAGATATCAGCCAGCGCGTTATGGACGAACAACAACAAGCGGTAAAAGATGATATCGCCCAGTTGTTGAATAAAGACTGGCAATCCGCCATTTCCAGTTGCGAAACGTTGTTGAGTGAAACCTCGGGAACGTTACGGGAGTTGCAGGACACGCTGGAGGCGGCTGGCGATAAAATGCAGGCTAATTTATTACGGATCCAGGATGCAATTGTTCACCAGCCAGGTTTACATTTCATTGATAAGCTAGTGTTTGATTTGCAGAATAAATTAGACCGCATCATCAGTTGGGGGCAGCAGGCAATCGACTTGTGGATTGGCTATGATCGCCATGTACACAAATTTATTCGTACCGCGATCGATATGGATAAAAATAGGGTTTTCGCACAGCGTTTACGGCAATCAATACAGCGTTATTTTGATGCACCCTGGGCCATCACTTATGCCAATGCTGACCGATTGTATGATGTACGAGATGAAGAGCTGACGTTGCGCAGTGAAGAGGTGACAGGTGAATTACCTTCTGAGCTGGAGTTTGAAGAGTTTAGTGCTATTCGCGAGCAACTGGCTGCCATGATAGAAGAGAAACTGGCTGAGTATAAACAACAGCAAAAGCCGTTGGATCTGGCAGCCGTGATGCGCAGTTATTTACAACAATATCCTCGTTCCCGGCATTTCGACCTGGCGCGCATCATCGTTGATGAGGCTGTCAGATTAGGAGTGGCCGAAGCTGACTTCACTGGACTGAAGGCAGAGTGGCAGGAAATTAATGATTACGGAGCTGAGGTGCAGGCGCATGTCATTGACAAATATTGA
- a CDS encoding hypothetical protein (ID:JIFNMEKO_00986;~source:Prodigal:2.6), translating to MEKCKITRRRLLTLGGIALGTALLPVQSLASISTTRPRELLLSNLNTGEKIRTEFFNGKTYNKSELTRLNYFFRDYRANRIKTIDPKLFDQLYRLQVMLNNRKPVQLISGYRSQASNTALRARSRGVAKHSYHTLGQAMDFHIEGVELSNIRKAALAMRAGGVGYYPSSNFVHIDTGPVRNW from the coding sequence ATGGAAAAATGTAAAATCACGCGTCGTAGATTGTTGACTCTCGGAGGTATTGCTCTGGGAACAGCACTATTGCCTGTACAATCCCTTGCATCGATATCCACCACTCGTCCTCGCGAACTGTTATTGAGCAATCTCAATACGGGTGAGAAAATCCGGACGGAATTTTTTAATGGCAAGACTTACAACAAAAGTGAACTAACCCGACTGAACTACTTCTTTCGCGATTACCGGGCAAACAGAATTAAAACTATCGATCCAAAACTGTTCGACCAACTATACCGCCTTCAGGTGATGCTTAATAACCGCAAACCTGTTCAGCTTATTTCGGGTTATCGCTCTCAGGCCAGTAATACAGCACTGCGTGCCAGATCACGGGGTGTCGCAAAGCACAGTTATCATACACTCGGACAGGCGATGGATTTTCATATTGAAGGGGTCGAACTGAGTAACATTCGTAAAGCTGCACTGGCGATGCGTGCTGGCGGAGTCGGTTATTATCCTTCAAGTAACTTTGTCCATATCGATACAGGACCAGTCCGTAACTGGTAA
- the mukB gene encoding Chromosome partition protein MukB (ID:JIFNMEKO_00984;~source:Prodigal:2.6) gives MIERGKFRSLTLVNWNGFFARTFELDDLVTTLSGGNGAGKSTTMAAFITALIPDLTLLHFRNTTEAGATSGSRDKGLHGKLRPGVCYAALDVVNSLGQRMLVGVRLQQVAGRDRKVDIKPFSIHGLPESVSPTEILTEVVSARQARVVPLSELIERFDEKESIQFRQFNSITDYHALMFDMGVIARRLRSAADRSKYYRLIEASLYGGISSAITRSLRDYLLPENSGVRKAFQDMEAALRENRLTLEAIRVTQSDRDLFKHLISESTSYVAADYMRHANERRLHLDNALQQRQELFSSRKQLATEQYRHIEMAKELAEQSGAEGDLEADYQSASDHLNLVQTAMRQQEKIERYESDIDELTFRLEEQNEVVAEALEQQEEKEAQVEAAETEVDELKSQLADYQQALDVQQTRAIQYQQAQQALERARSLCQLPELDSDNAASWQVTYQTREREATSELLALEQKMSVADAAHNQFEQALDLVNRIAGPVTRHDAYATARELLRDAANQRHYAEQLTSLRARLNETEQRLREQQEAEQLLNDFCKKRGQQYDADQLEMLLSELEAQIEQLSEHVAMASEQRMEIRQALDHAKEQITRLTKQAPIWLAAQEMLTQLSEQTGEVFTDGHQITAYMQHLLERERENSVERDGVADRKHSIEQQIERLSQPGGAEDNRLNALAERFGGVLLSEIYDDVTLDDAPYFSALYGPSRHAIVVPDLSRVREQLDALEDCPEDLYLIEGDPQSFDDSVFDVEELKQAVLIKSSDRQWRYSRFPAIPLFGRAARENQLERLRSERETLAESYATLSFDVQKTQRLHQSFSRFIGTHFGVAFDEDPEEAIQQFNLQRVELERSLTAHENRNQLQRQQYEAAKEGVAQLNRLMPRISVLRDETLPDRYEVLLAQLDEAQESARFIQQHAVHLEKLEPLVAVLQSDPEQHEELTRHYTEAQQRQREAQQHAFAITEVVQRRAHFSYTDSAGMLEGNSDLNEKLRQRLEYAETERSRARDQLRSQQTQYTQASQLLASLKSSFDAKCDMLKELQQEMQDIGVSADASAEERARQRRDTLYTALINNRARRNQLEKQLTFCEAEMEALQKKLRRVERDYQQVRELVVAAKSGWVTVLRLVKDNGMERRLHRRELAYLTGDELRSMSDKALGALRLAVADNEHLRDVLRVSEDPRHPERKIKFFIAVYQHLRERIRQDIIRTDDPVEAIEQMEIELSRLTEELTAREQMLAISSRSVANIIRKTIQREQSRIRQLNQGLQSVSFGQVQSVRLNVNVRESHAMLLDVLSEQHEQHQDLFSSQRLTFSEALAKLYQRLNPQVDIGQRAPQTVGEELLDYRNYLDMEVEVNRGSEGWLRAESGALSTGEAIGTGMSILVMVVQSWEDESRRLRGKDISPCRLLFLDEAARLDAKSIATLFELCSRLDMQLIIAAPENISPEKGTTYKLVRKVINNTEHVHVVGLRGFAAGQDASSSDIVSASPVTP, from the coding sequence ATGATTGAACGCGGTAAATTTCGCTCCCTGACGCTGGTTAACTGGAACGGTTTCTTCGCTCGCACCTTTGAGCTTGATGATCTTGTCACCACCCTCTCGGGAGGAAATGGTGCTGGTAAATCGACGACAATGGCTGCCTTTATCACTGCATTGATCCCGGATTTAACGCTGCTGCATTTCCGTAATACCACAGAGGCTGGGGCGACCTCCGGGTCACGTGATAAAGGACTGCATGGAAAATTGCGTCCGGGGGTCTGTTACGCAGCGCTCGATGTGGTGAACTCTCTGGGGCAACGCATGTTAGTCGGTGTTCGTCTGCAGCAAGTCGCCGGACGGGATCGTAAAGTGGATATCAAACCTTTTAGTATCCACGGTTTGCCTGAATCTGTCAGTCCGACAGAGATACTGACTGAAGTGGTAAGTGCCCGTCAGGCCAGAGTCGTGCCGCTCAGTGAGCTTATAGAGAGATTCGACGAAAAAGAGAGTATTCAGTTTCGGCAGTTTAACTCTATCACCGATTACCATGCGTTGATGTTTGATATGGGTGTTATCGCCCGGCGTTTACGATCTGCTGCCGACCGCAGCAAATACTATCGTCTGATAGAAGCCTCCTTATATGGGGGAATATCCAGCGCAATAACCCGTTCGTTGCGTGATTACCTGTTGCCTGAAAACAGTGGGGTACGTAAGGCATTCCAGGATATGGAAGCTGCTCTGCGAGAAAACCGTCTGACACTGGAAGCAATCCGTGTCACGCAGTCAGATCGCGATTTGTTTAAACATCTGATCTCAGAATCTACCAGTTACGTGGCAGCTGATTATATGCGCCATGCTAATGAGCGCCGACTGCATCTCGATAATGCCTTGCAACAACGCCAGGAATTGTTCTCCAGCCGCAAACAACTGGCAACTGAACAATATCGCCATATTGAGATGGCAAAGGAGCTGGCTGAACAAAGTGGCGCAGAAGGTGATCTGGAGGCGGATTACCAGAGTGCCAGCGATCATCTCAATCTGGTGCAGACTGCGATGCGTCAGCAGGAAAAGATAGAGCGCTATGAAAGCGATATCGATGAACTGACGTTCCGGCTGGAGGAGCAAAACGAGGTCGTTGCTGAAGCACTGGAGCAACAGGAAGAAAAAGAGGCGCAGGTTGAAGCTGCGGAGACTGAAGTTGATGAATTAAAAAGTCAGTTAGCCGACTATCAGCAAGCTCTGGATGTACAGCAGACGCGTGCAATTCAATACCAGCAGGCACAGCAGGCGCTTGAACGAGCCCGTTCACTTTGTCAGCTACCCGAACTCGATAGCGATAACGCTGCAAGCTGGCAGGTGACCTATCAGACACGTGAACGGGAAGCCACTTCCGAGCTACTCGCTTTAGAGCAAAAGATGAGTGTGGCGGATGCTGCACACAATCAGTTTGAACAGGCTTTGGATCTGGTCAACCGCATTGCAGGCCCGGTGACACGACACGATGCGTATGCTACCGCGCGTGAATTGCTGCGTGATGCCGCCAATCAACGTCATTATGCAGAACAACTTACCTCGTTGCGAGCCAGACTGAATGAGACGGAACAGCGCTTACGTGAGCAACAGGAAGCGGAGCAGCTGCTGAATGATTTTTGCAAAAAACGTGGTCAGCAATACGACGCAGACCAGCTTGAAATGTTGTTGTCAGAGCTCGAGGCGCAAATTGAGCAGCTTAGTGAACATGTGGCAATGGCCAGTGAACAGCGTATGGAAATACGTCAGGCGCTCGACCATGCAAAAGAACAGATAACGCGTCTGACGAAGCAGGCCCCCATCTGGCTTGCTGCGCAGGAGATGCTGACACAACTTTCCGAGCAGACAGGCGAAGTCTTCACTGACGGGCATCAGATTACTGCTTATATGCAGCACCTGCTTGAGCGCGAACGTGAAAACAGTGTTGAACGCGACGGGGTTGCAGACAGAAAACACTCTATCGAGCAGCAAATAGAGCGTTTAAGCCAACCCGGTGGTGCCGAGGATAACCGCCTGAATGCACTGGCTGAACGTTTTGGTGGTGTATTACTCTCAGAAATTTATGACGATGTTACACTGGATGATGCTCCCTATTTTTCTGCGTTGTATGGCCCTTCACGTCACGCCATTGTGGTGCCGGATCTGTCGCGAGTACGCGAACAATTGGATGCGCTTGAGGATTGTCCGGAAGATCTCTATCTGATAGAGGGCGATCCGCAATCTTTCGATGACAGTGTGTTTGATGTTGAAGAGTTAAAACAGGCTGTACTGATCAAAAGCAGTGACAGACAGTGGCGATATTCGCGATTTCCCGCCATTCCATTATTTGGTCGTGCTGCGAGAGAAAATCAACTGGAGCGACTCCGCAGTGAAAGGGAAACGCTGGCCGAAAGTTATGCGACGCTCTCTTTCGATGTGCAAAAAACCCAGCGCCTGCATCAGTCATTTAGTCGTTTTATTGGTACGCATTTTGGTGTGGCATTTGATGAGGATCCTGAAGAGGCTATCCAGCAATTTAATTTACAGCGAGTTGAGCTTGAAAGGTCGCTGACAGCGCATGAAAATCGAAATCAGCTGCAACGACAGCAGTATGAAGCGGCAAAAGAGGGCGTTGCTCAGTTAAACAGACTGATGCCACGTATCAGTGTGTTGCGCGATGAAACATTGCCCGATCGATATGAAGTCCTGTTGGCTCAATTAGATGAAGCTCAGGAGTCTGCGCGATTTATACAGCAACATGCAGTCCATCTGGAGAAGCTGGAGCCGCTGGTGGCGGTATTGCAAAGCGATCCTGAACAGCATGAAGAACTCACTCGCCATTACACTGAGGCACAACAGCGTCAGCGAGAGGCACAGCAACACGCTTTCGCCATTACTGAAGTTGTGCAGCGGCGGGCACATTTCAGTTATACCGATTCTGCGGGGATGCTGGAGGGTAACAGTGACCTGAATGAAAAACTGAGACAAAGATTAGAATATGCCGAGACCGAACGGAGTCGGGCTCGTGACCAGCTACGTTCACAGCAGACACAATACACCCAGGCTTCACAGTTGCTGGCATCGCTGAAAAGTTCCTTTGATGCCAAATGTGATATGTTAAAAGAGTTGCAGCAGGAGATGCAGGATATTGGTGTTTCTGCTGATGCCAGTGCTGAAGAGAGAGCGCGTCAGCGTCGTGATACATTGTACACAGCATTGATTAACAATCGTGCCCGCCGTAATCAACTGGAAAAACAACTCACCTTTTGCGAAGCAGAAATGGAGGCATTGCAGAAGAAATTACGGCGTGTTGAACGTGATTATCAGCAAGTTCGTGAATTAGTTGTGGCGGCCAAATCGGGTTGGGTTACTGTGCTTCGACTGGTGAAAGATAATGGCATGGAACGGCGTTTACATCGTCGTGAACTGGCTTATCTGACTGGTGACGAGCTACGCTCAATGTCCGATAAAGCGTTAGGTGCATTACGTCTTGCTGTGGCTGATAACGAACATCTGCGTGATGTGTTACGGGTTTCTGAAGATCCCCGTCATCCCGAACGCAAAATTAAGTTCTTTATTGCAGTGTATCAGCATCTGCGCGAACGGATTCGTCAGGATATCATTCGTACTGATGACCCGGTCGAAGCGATTGAGCAGATGGAAATTGAACTCAGTCGTCTGACTGAAGAGTTGACCGCCCGTGAGCAGATGCTTGCTATCAGTTCACGTAGTGTAGCTAACATTATTCGTAAAACGATCCAGCGTGAACAAAGCCGTATCCGGCAGCTTAATCAGGGTTTGCAGAGTGTCAGCTTCGGACAGGTGCAAAGTGTACGACTGAACGTCAACGTGCGCGAATCCCACGCGATGTTGCTGGATGTGCTTTCTGAACAGCACGAACAGCACCAGGACCTGTTCAGCAGCCAAAGGCTGACCTTCTCTGAAGCACTGGCGAAGCTGTATCAGAGACTGAATCCACAGGTTGATATAGGACAACGTGCGCCGCAGACAGTCGGTGAAGAGTTGCTCGACTATCGTAATTACCTTGATATGGAAGTGGAAGTCAATCGTGGTTCTGAGGGATGGTTGCGTGCTGAAAGTGGCGCCTTATCCACCGGTGAAGCTATCGGTACCGGGATGTCAATACTGGTGATGGTGGTGCAAAGCTGGGAAGACGAGTCTCGGCGCTTACGTGGGAAAGACATCTCCCCCTGCCGTTTATTGTTCCTTGACGAAGCTGCCCGACTTGATGCGAAGTCAATTGCCACCTTGTTTGAACTGTGTAGCCGGCTGGATATGCAATTGATCATTGCCGCACCAGAAAATATCAGTCCTGAAAAGGGCACGACTTATAAATTAGTGCGTAAAGTTATCAATAATACCGAACACGTTCACGTTGTCGGGTTACGCGGATTTGCGGCGGGGCAGGATGCCAGCAGCAGCGATATTGTGTCAGCCTCTCCCGTGACACCATAA